Proteins from one Setaria italica strain Yugu1 chromosome V, Setaria_italica_v2.0, whole genome shotgun sequence genomic window:
- the LOC101758280 gene encoding inactive leucine-rich repeat receptor-like protein kinase CORYNE isoform X1: MEQQFKMTSKNPTKTPPLLATLLLLLAFLALCAPAASQPLHSEPMATQSPPPSPAPPQSRIPRAQVGGAARLRRIALGVLFGSLSGFLLALAFLYAIRVAILHAKSAPAIVKGPVSFTPQISPKNLLAALPSAQPLAHGPHGKYYKLTLDNDLTVAVKRLEAASRPEASPSMSPSTSKSDMRRVQRQLEALARVRHQNVMTLKAYVREADRLSLVYDFIPGGSLEDVMKRVRSQQVSLNWDARSRIAVGIAKGLRHLHFDCSPRILHCNLKPSNVMLDEGFEPILADCGVARLIAAGSGDPELCSGLYAAPECYQSSRYTDKSDVYALGMILGVLLTGRDPTDPFFSGETGQGGLARWLRHIQQSSDPKEALDSSVVGDEGEEEEMLMAIRVAIVCLSDSPVDRPSSDELVAMLTQLHSL; this comes from the exons ATGGAGCAACAATTTAAGATGACGAGCAAGAACCCTACCAAAACCCCGCCGCTCCTGGCCACCCTTCTCCTCCTGCTCGCCTTCCTCGCCCTGtgcgcgcccgccgcctcccagcCGCTCCACTCGGAGCCCATGGCCACCCAGTCCCCTCCGCcctcacccgcgccgccgcaatCCAGGATTCCCCGCGCGCaggtcggcggcgccgcgcgcctccgccgcaTCGCGCTCGGCGTCCTCTTCGGTTCCCTCTCCGGCTTCCTCCTTGCGCTCGCCTTCCTCTATGCCATCCGCGTCGCCATCCTCCACGCCAAGAGTGCGCCCGCGATCGTCAAGGGCCCTGTCTCCTTCACCCCTCAAATCTCCCCCAAGAACCTCCTGGCCGCGCTCCCCTCCGCGCAGCCGCTCGCCCATGGTCCCCATGGCAAGTATTACAAGCTGACCCTTGACAATGACCTCACCGTTGCCGTCAAGCGGCTTGAGGCGGCCAGCCGCCCCGAGGCCTCGCCGTCAATGTCCCCGAGCACATCGAAATCTGACATGAGAAGGGTGCAGAGGCAGCTTGAGGCCCTTGCCCGGGTGAGGCACCAGAATGTAATGACCTTGAAGGCGTATGTTCGTGAGGCTGACCGCCTTTCGCTCGTGTATGACTTCATTCCTGGGGGCAGCCTCGAGGATGTGATGAAGAGGGTGAGATCGCAGCAGGTCAGCCTTAATTGGGATGCCAGGAGCAGGATTGCTGTTGGGATCGCCAAGGGGTTGAGGCACTTGCATTTTGATTGCAGTCCAAGGATACTCCATTGCAACCTCAAACCTTCAAACGTTATGCTGGATGAAGGCTTTGAACCAATATTGGCAGATTGTGGTGTTGCAAGGCTGATTGCAGCAGGTTCAGGTGATCCAGAATTATGCAGTGGCCTCTATGCAGCTCCAGAGTGCTACCAGAGCAGCAG GTACACAGATAAGAGTGATGTCTACGCCCTTGGCATGATCCTGGGTGTGCTGCTCACCGGGAGAGACCCAACAGATCCTTTCTTCTCCGGCGAAACTGGGCAGGGTGGCCTCGCCAGATGGCTCCGGCATATTCAGCAATCTTCGGATCCAAAAGAAGCACTGGATAGTAGCGTCGTAGGAGatgaaggggaagaagaggagatgCTTATGGCTATTAGGGTTGCCATTGTCTGCCTGTCGGATTCGCCAGTGGATCGGCCATCCAGCGATGAGCTCGTCGCGATGCTAACGCAGCTCCACAGCTTATAA
- the LOC101758280 gene encoding inactive leucine-rich repeat receptor-like protein kinase CORYNE isoform X2 yields MEQQFKMTSKNPTKTPPLLATLLLLLAFLALCAPAASQPLHSEPMATQSPPPSPAPPQSRIPRAQVGGAARLRRIALGVLFGSLSGFLLALAFLYAIRVAILHAKSAPAIVKGPVSFTPQISPKNLLAALPSAQPLAHGPHGKYYKLTLDNDLTVAVKRLEAASRPEASPSMSPSTSKSDMRRVQRQLEALARVRHQNVMTLKAYVREADRLSLVYDFIPGGSLEDVMKRVRSQQVSLNWDARSRIAVGIAKGLRHLHFDCSPRILHCNLKPSNVMLDEGFEPILADCGVARLIAAGSGDPELCSGLYAAPECYQSSRPSTSPSENKSFEDWHSDSVVHIPSTFMECLAMLVNFRRLIPKQVHR; encoded by the exons ATGGAGCAACAATTTAAGATGACGAGCAAGAACCCTACCAAAACCCCGCCGCTCCTGGCCACCCTTCTCCTCCTGCTCGCCTTCCTCGCCCTGtgcgcgcccgccgcctcccagcCGCTCCACTCGGAGCCCATGGCCACCCAGTCCCCTCCGCcctcacccgcgccgccgcaatCCAGGATTCCCCGCGCGCaggtcggcggcgccgcgcgcctccgccgcaTCGCGCTCGGCGTCCTCTTCGGTTCCCTCTCCGGCTTCCTCCTTGCGCTCGCCTTCCTCTATGCCATCCGCGTCGCCATCCTCCACGCCAAGAGTGCGCCCGCGATCGTCAAGGGCCCTGTCTCCTTCACCCCTCAAATCTCCCCCAAGAACCTCCTGGCCGCGCTCCCCTCCGCGCAGCCGCTCGCCCATGGTCCCCATGGCAAGTATTACAAGCTGACCCTTGACAATGACCTCACCGTTGCCGTCAAGCGGCTTGAGGCGGCCAGCCGCCCCGAGGCCTCGCCGTCAATGTCCCCGAGCACATCGAAATCTGACATGAGAAGGGTGCAGAGGCAGCTTGAGGCCCTTGCCCGGGTGAGGCACCAGAATGTAATGACCTTGAAGGCGTATGTTCGTGAGGCTGACCGCCTTTCGCTCGTGTATGACTTCATTCCTGGGGGCAGCCTCGAGGATGTGATGAAGAGGGTGAGATCGCAGCAGGTCAGCCTTAATTGGGATGCCAGGAGCAGGATTGCTGTTGGGATCGCCAAGGGGTTGAGGCACTTGCATTTTGATTGCAGTCCAAGGATACTCCATTGCAACCTCAAACCTTCAAACGTTATGCTGGATGAAGGCTTTGAACCAATATTGGCAGATTGTGGTGTTGCAAGGCTGATTGCAGCAGGTTCAGGTGATCCAGAATTATGCAGTGGCCTCTATGCAGCTCCAGAGTGCTACCAGAGCAGCAG ACCTTCCACATCTCCATCAGAGAATAAATCCTTTGAGGATTGGCATTCTGATTCCGTAGTTCATATTCCATCGACTTTTATGGAATGCCTAGCTATGCTAGTAAATTTTCGACGGTTAATTCCTAAGCAG GTACACAGATAA
- the LOC101757859 gene encoding uncharacterized protein LOC101757859: protein MEGGDAEAAQRDAITARMRSQDYAGARALLLQTLQTNPRLEGALEMLPVLEVLCAAGETLAGRGRGVDWYRVLQVLPGDDAARIEARYRSIVAQLEPIGADLPGAELALRLVREAYAVLSDPEKREGLDSRDIFARFVRSGVVVAPTPDSTMVHSDKLNSLHTKDTRTADFTSNAVSHVQRTTDKSCFEERNSHLSNVASSSRTKRVDPCLGDDGDLQSPDDGHIDKKQKSVCEDDLYCALPSQEDLGVRFDDPSDAKEDEHCSRKQYEYHNFEEDRAIENFSTGQVWAAYDWERFPRRYALIVKVLMDKMQLYVSWFEPCLQSHEEKKWSRAGLPLVCGTFATEERRISLTCPTIFCHQISSDNLNQHLEVYPQEGEVWAIYSDWDIEWYTDPGMWKKSAFYIVEILTSYSKESGCTVAHLVKVDGHGSIFQRHLKSGTERLLQIHSDNLLMFSHMIPSFRFTPEVGIMFELEHSAVPENLRQETALACISPLLLSGLHDDTNSFHEAAVAQSSNPSTSKMDSGAPLQAMMSCDNKLSPKNFLEGQIWAVFDSRDRMPRSYVRIIRVVSSTSVFVLKLEPHPMLNEEIRWVEDSLPVASGVFRAGTETTYKDVWEFSHPVECDWSAKRSFYRIFPKKGEIWAMYKNWKITLNSTDIDKCEPRMVEILSDYSDENGVNVCSLVRVKGCLTFFHRVVMEDFHLTRWIPRSEMLSFSHRVPAFIVVEIKDLAIPKGSWHLEPSALPTRIIH from the coding sequence ATGGAGGGCGGGGACGCGGAGGCGGCCCAGCGGGACGCGATCACCGCGAGGATGCGGAGCCAGGACTACGCCGGCGCGAGGGCGCTGCTACTGCAGACGCTGCAGACCAACCCCAGGCTGGAGGGCGCACTGGAGATGCTCCCCGTCCTCGAGGTCCTCTGCGCCGCCGGGGAGAcgctcgccggccgcggccgtggtGTGGACTGGTACAGGGTCCTCCAGGTCCTGCCCGGCGACGATGCTGCCAGGATCGAGGCGCGGTACAGGAGCATTGTGGCTCAGTTGGAGCCGATCGGGGCCGACCTGCCCGGTGCTGAATTGGCTCTCAGGCTTGTCAGGGAGGCGTACGCGGTGCTGTCTGATCCGGAGAAGAGAGAGGGGCTCGATTCCAGGGACATTTTTGCTCGGTTTGTTCGTTCTGGTGTTGTTGTCGCACCAACTCCTGATAGTACAATGGTCCATTCTGACAAGCTAAACAGTCTTCACACAAAGGATACTAGGACAGCGGATTTTACAAGCAATGCAGTCTCACATGTTCAGCGCACCACCGACAAGTCATGTTTTGAAGAGAGGAATTCCCATCTTTCAAATGTGGCTAGTTCTTCCAGAACTAAGAGGGTGGATCCTTGCTTAGGTGATGATGGTGACTTGCAGTCACCTGACGATGGCCATATTGACAAGAAGCAAAAGAGTGTCTGTGAAGATGATCTTTATTGCGCGTTGCCCTCACAGGAAGATTTGGGTGTCCGCTTTGATGATCCGTCAGAtgccaaggaagatgaacacTGCTCTAGAAAACAGTATGAATACCATAACTTCGAAGAAGACAGGGCGATAGAGAATTTTTCTACTGGCCAGGTTTGGGCAGCATATGACTGGGAGAGGTTTCCTCGCAGATATGCACTGATAGTTAAAGTATTGATGGATAAGATGCAGTTATATGTCTCATGGTTTGAGCCCTGCCTGCAATCTCATGAAGAGAAGAAATGGTCGCGTGCAGGCTTGCCGTTGGTTTGTGGAACTTTTGCCACAGAAGAACGTCGAATCTCTTTAACTTGTCCAACTATTTTCTGCCATCAAATTTCCAGTGATAATCTGAATCAACATCTTGAAGTATATCCCCAGGAAGGTGAGGTATGGGCCATATACAGTGACTGGGATATTGAGTGGTACACTGATCCTGGGATGTGGAAGAAGAGCGCCTTCTATATTGTTGAAATTCTTACTAGTTATTCAAAAGAATCAGGTTGCACCGTTGCACACTTGGTAAAGGTAGATGGACATGGAAGCATTTTCCAAAGGCATTTGAAGAGTGGAACAGAGCGTCTACTGCAAATACACAGCGACAATCTGCTCATGTTTTCTCACATGATCCCTTCTTTCAGATTTACTCCTGAGGTTGGAATTATGTTCGAGCTTGAACATTCTGCAGTTCCGGAAAACCTGCGCCAAGAAACTGCATTGGCATGTATTTCTCCTTTGTTGCTTTCCGGTTTACATGATGACACAAACAGCTTTCATGAAGCTGCTGTTGCACAATCCTCAAATCCTTCAACAAGCAAAATGGATTCAGGTGCTCCATTGCAAGCCATGATGAGCTGCGATAACAAGTTGTCACCCAAGAATTTTCTGGAGGGCCAGATATGGGCTGTATTTGATTCTCGAGATCGAATGCCTAGGTCTTATGTCAGAATAATCCGTGTGGTTTCATCAACTTCAGTTTTtgtgttgaagttggagcctcACCCTATGCTTAATGAAGAGATACGGTGGGTTGAAGATAGTCTACCCGTTGCTTCTGGGGTATTTCGGGCTGGTACTGAAACCACTTACAAGGATGTCTGGGAATTCTCTCACCCTGTAGAGTGTGATTGGAGTGCAAAGAGATCTTTCTACCGTATTTTCCCAAAGAAAGGGGAAATATGGGCAATGTACAAAAATTGGAAGATCACCTTGAATAGCACTGATATTGACAAATGTGAACCTCGCATGGTTGAGATCCTCTCAGACTACTCTGATGAAAATGGAGTCAATGTTTGCAGCTTGGTTCGGGTAAAAGGTTGCTTAACCTTTTTTCATAGGGTAGTAATGGAAGATTTCCATTTGACAAGGTGGATTCCAAGGTCTGAAATGCTCAGCTTTTCCCATCGTGTTCCTGCTTTCATTGTTGTTGAAATCAAAGATCTTGCTATACCAAAAGGGTCCTGGCATTTGGAACCAAGTGCCCTTCCTACAAGGATCATACACTAA